From the genome of Armatimonadota bacterium:
TAGCCGGTCAGATCCGGAATGGGGTGGGTAATGTCGTCGTCGGGCATGGTCAGTATCGGGAGCTGCGTGATGGAACCCTTGCGGCCGAGCACGCGGCCCGCCCGCTCGTAGATCATCGCCAGGTCGGTGTACATGTAGCCGGGGTAGCCGCGCCGGCCCGGGATCTCCTCGCGCGCCGCGCCGATTTCGCGAAGAGCCTCGCAGTTGGACACGATCAGTCCGTTTTCCACCAGGAAGTTGTGGGTGGGCTCAACGGTCAGGTCGTAGACGAATGCCTCGCGGGCCGAGCAGTCTTCAATGGAAATGATCTTGTCCAGCACCACCGACTCGGAGGTCAAAGCTATGAGCCTCTGAAACTCGTGATCCCCCTGGTCGACCAAAGGCCGCATGCGGTCCGCCCATTGTCGGACGAGGCCGACGGACGGTCTCCTGAGCCCTGACTCAACCTGCGAGACAGTGCTGGATACGCCCAAGTCAGCACCATTCACGGCGTATCGCTTCCTCAACAAGCGGACCAATCCGCCGCACGCACGGGGGGCAGCCTCAAACGCGCTTGCCCTTCGCGTCCCGTGACCCTGCCCGTACATCGCGCGTACGTGCTCA
Proteins encoded in this window:
- a CDS encoding V-type ATP synthase subunit B is translated as EHVRAMYGQGHGTRRASAFEAAPRACGGLVRLLRKRYAVNGADLGVSSTVSQVESGLRRPSVGLVRQWADRMRPLVDQGDHEFQRLIALTSESVVLDKIISIEDCSAREAFVYDLTVEPTHNFLVENGLIVSNCEALREIGAAREEIPGRRGYPGYMYTDLAMIYERAGRVLGRKGSITQLPILTMPDDDITHPIPDLTGYITEGQIVLSRALHRNGVYPPINPLPSLSRLMNDGIGPNRTRADHANVKDQLFASYANGVDLRRLVAIIGEEALTDLDRLYLRFAEDFERRFLGQGETDRTIEETLAMGWRLLSGFPRGELKRVKQDHVNKYYGEQMEKIWEDRTTRI